From the Xiphophorus hellerii strain 12219 chromosome 20, Xiphophorus_hellerii-4.1, whole genome shotgun sequence genome, the window tttttttcgataagaaagaaaatctgcagaaatatatttgtcttaattttcttttcatgtttaaaataataaactgtagTCTGTGCCACTATAGCGATgttcaacaaaaatgttattaaatatttttctgtgacAAGCTAGTAATTCTGTATAATGACTATAGGAGGCGCTGTTTCTTCTGTTCACCTCTCAGAAAGGTaagtattgtttttctttccgcATTTCTTATGGTGTGGGGGTCCGATTCTCACCATTTATGGCCAGTGACATCACGAGGTGAAACGCTGACAGGTAATTTGTCTGAATATGTTCAAATGGGctaatttctcttttatattttatattatgttttatgtaattttatgcCTCagtatatttacaaataaaatcaaaccaaatcaaATTTATGACCATTCATTTATGACCAAATTAAAAAGGCTTGAATTTCAATTTagaatttagtatttttaagacaagcaaaagaaaaaaaaaaacttgctttcTGACAAATAGTTTCTGGACATAAATCCAGTTACTAGAACAGACAAGGACCTTTTATTGCGGTTTTGTAACAAGCAGGTGAACATATCCTCCaaactcaaaaatactttgagCAATTAGTTAATCAGCTTAacttaatacaaataaaacatcgtgttatgtaaataaaaccacCATTTACTTACATATGAGGTTGGAGATTGCTTACAATGGTGTAACTGAGTGAATGAGCctctttaataaatattaaataaaaagaaaaaatgaagatgtccattttcttcttcattggtttctttttagcttaaaatgtaaaaacaattcaCGTCTCActcaaaaacatatttcatcGTCTTCAAATGACCCAAAAGAGCACCATTAATGCATGAAAATATCCAGTTAGAGAAACTTCAACGATGCGTAAATATTCGTCCGTGCAGGAAATCCATGAGTCATCAAAGTGTGTCCTTCTCCTTCTCGCAACCGGTGTTTGGCACAGACTGAAAAGCTGCAGCTCGAGCCAACGACTCGTCTCTGCAGATGTGGAAATGAGGAACAAAACCTCCCACAGGCTGGTTGTGCGCTTTCCACCCATTGAGTTGGTAATGATGGCTGAGGTGCGGTGGGCTTGTTGGGAGAGGGCGGTGAGAACCACATTTTATTCCAACTTTCTGAAAGCCACCGGTGAAGCGCGCATGTGGGAAACTAAGGATGTAATTGGAAGCAAAATTCGAAGTTATTACCGTAtgattttgcttcattttaaaacatatgtaCTATATATCTCCTGCTCATCGGGAAAGTTAGTTtacttcttttaaaaagaactAATTTGGTCGTACATTGTACGCGTAAAACTAACCAAGGATGTTGTGCGCACTGGCACAACCTCTGAAATAAAGGCGAGCAGGTTGGGTGGGATACTGCCGCTATTACCCCAACGCAGGATTACCCCAACGCGGCTGCAGCAGGGAATCGTCTGAAGCGGTAGCTCTGCGGGGTAAAACAGCTGATGGAGCAGCCAAAGGTTCAGGAGTCCTATCTGAGCACCGCTGTTCTCCAAACAAAGTCTGCATTGCCCTCATATGTGTTCATGACCCGGAAGAGTCCAGGGTCAGAGCAGCATTAAATCAGCATGCTGTGCTTTACCACAGCATGCTGTTTTAATTAGCTTCCAGACATATCAGCTCATCTCAGACATGTGCTTCAGTAGTTGAACTAGACTAATGACAATCAGGTGgacttgtttattttcatttctggaAGTACTTCTGCCAGACAAGAATCAGGGTCTACTTGTCGCCAAACAAGAATTGAATGCCTAAAATTTAAATAGACAAGTAAGATATGACTCGCACATTACCCATGTGGCTCAAACTTCCAAATAAAAGGCTAATTATTTCAGGACACAGCACATCTAAATAAATCAGTATCAGATTGAAAATCCCAAGCATGGATATGACTACTGACTTCACACATGTTCAGCAGAAAGTCATTGACACATCCCACCAAAAGGATAGCCCACAAAAGGTCAATGCTACAGAGGCTGACCAGACACTGAGTGCTATATTCAGGCatgttaatggaaagtttagttgaaagaaaacatgttgtATGAAAAGGTGCAAAAGCATCACGGATACATGCAGCCATGGCGCATTGATGATCTAACATTTACATctaaatttttataaatgtattctACAATATTCAGACTCTGAGAAAATTATAGATAATTGTTTTCATTATCTATAAatcatatttctttatttatcagAGCTGCCATATTTGAGctgtatgtatgtatgaatTAGGTAATGTATTGTAATAAACATCATGCCAGGATTGTTTCATGTATATCTCCGaattaaagttagaattttgtttcattttttagaatatttattttatagtgaTTAAAGAGAGGTCTTGTTTGGATGATGATTTGCTGCCGCCCTGtgttcaaaaatataaactacATCTAAACGCTGCTACCACCACAGATAAAAAGGGAGAGCCGAACAAATATTTACCTGAGTCTGTACCACAGGAAGTGGTCATAAAATGAACCTTGCTCCGCTTTAGGAGCAACCTTGATGTAGCCAGGCGGTAAAATCTGACACGGAATATTTTGCGTTTTGTACCGACTACGTAACTTTAAGACGCTCCCTTTTTACCCAACCTTTGCCCTTAGTCACACGCTAGCTGCTGTCCTGTAGTATGGTGTGGATAATAAGAGGCGGACTCTGCACAGTCAGACACACCAATAACATAAAAACCGTCCTCGTACACTTGCCTCGGCTTGCATTCTGCAGAAACATGTCTTCGTCCCCAGTTAAACGGCCAGTTACTTTATTGGGAACCATGGCGTTCGGGGGACGAGCGGACGCCGAGCAGAGCCGGGAGATGGTGAAGGCTTTCCTGGACAGGGGGCACAAGCAGGTGGACACAGCCTTCATGTACGTGGATGGGAAGTCGGAGGCCATCATAGGTGGCATGAACCTTCCCAAAACAGGTAGATTGAAAACATCCATACCTGCTCAAACTGAGTTTTTAAGTAATGAAACTAGAGAGTTCCTCCTGGAGTGAGAAAATAAGTTGTTGGTTCATAAGTTTTCCCAGTACTGTTCGACGAATACAGCATGCTGGATTTTGTGAAGCACTCATTCAGTTAAAAGGTGTTGTGTAGAAGTCTTGAAAcacttaattgtttttttgtttgttttttacgtttgcagaaaagaaatcgCAGTTTTTACCTttgaccactagatggcagcaacATTTTCTATGAAAAGTGCTCACTTAGATGACCCTAAGGTCGGAGTTCATTGTTTAACCTCTAGCCTTGTTCAGTCTgtgcagtttaaagttttcttaAGTTCACTAAGTTGACACggttttgtaatttatttaggtTAGCCAAACAAAGAGGTTAATAAGTACATGGCAGCTGGTGCCTCTCAGTTATTCTGACTGAAATAGAATAGCTgaattttttgctttaaaggtTAGGATGCTTAAAATTCCTCCTCTTTTGTCACTCAGGgttacttttaaagaaaaaatgggATACCATTATCCCTTTGTATCGAAAGGTGTTTACAGGAATGTTTGTTACTGCTTAATTGCACCCAACATTAACCATTCATCGAATCACCACAAACCTCAGAGACAAATTCAATTATCTGTGAAGAGAGACTGTCAAGGTCTCCATGACAGTGGAGTAACAGTAAATCCCATTGTGTCAAAAGGATCAAACTAATGAAGCATGTTGGCACCAATCTTGGTTAATAACTAACATAGCAAGCTAGCTTATGTTGTCGGAAGTGTGTTGAGATAATTAAATAACATAAGAGTTCAGTCTAGAAATGATTTCATTTCCCCACAGTAAGCATAGCAACCAAGGCAAACCCGTGGGATGGGAAAACCCTGAAGCCGGAGAGCGTCCGCTCACAGCTTGAAACCTCCCTGAAGAGACTGAAGACTGACTGCGTGGACCTCTTTTACCTTCATGCTCCTGATCACCAAAACCCCGTCGTGGAAACTCTCAGGGCTTGCAATGAGCTCCACAAAGAGGTGAGCTTACTTGGTAACTTCAGTGTTTAGTTGAAAATTATGTAATAGCTTGGTGTGCAAATACAACATTTAATAAGCTGCTTCTCTAAACTTTAGATGCtgttttcttatattttagagaacattaaagtgtgatttaatgtaaaagttATCACCTACAGGGTAAATTCAAAGAGCTTGGACTGTCAAACTACGCGTCTTGGGAAGTTGCTGAAATTGCATGCATCTGCAAACACCACAGCTGGATTGTTCCCACTGTTTATCAGgtattatttcactaataaagtatttttatctgattatgCCAGGGCGTAACCAGgtatttttccatgtttattCCTGACAGCCTTAAAACAAAGTAGGTTTTGAGCAAGTAATTAAGGAATCTGTAAGTAAGGAAAGATTTGAATATCAATATTTCACCAAAATTATCCCTAATCACAAATATGTGTCATGTTTCTCAAATTTGCTGAATGTTAGGaacagaaaactgaagatgTGGTCTGTTAAAGactggaaataaatgaaaaatcaaaagGAACTTTCATAGTGGTAAGGTAGTTCCTTgatctggattttattttaggatttCATAAAGTGAGCTGAACCAAGACAAGCTAAATTCTTaggatttttgttaaaaaattgtCCTTCTATTTAACAACTATGTACTAAATACTATCACACGAAAAGCCAATAAAACACAGAGTGTAGTCATTCCAAATTCTTGTTTAAATCTGGAAGTAGTGAAACCTTTTCCAGTTTAGCATTTCACCTGCTTGTTTTGTTACTAAAACTCCCAACTTCTCAGGGAATGTACAACGCTACAACAAGACAGGTGGAGACAGAACTGCTACCATGCCTGAGATACTATGGAATGAAGTTTTATGCATACAATCCTCTCGCAGGTACTTTCTTCTGTGATTAATCCTGTTAGTAGTTGAATaatgtaaaaagtaaacattttccCTCTTATTCAAAGAATTCCTGCAGgtataatgtttaaaaactacttttccagactccaatttctagatttaaaaaaataagttattacACTCTTAACAAttgaatataaaacatttatattgcACTGAATTTCCACAAATTATGAAACTGAAAAGATTTTGGGGTTCTGGACTAACTTTGAGCAACATTAAAAATcttgaacatttaaatatgttaactCTAGATTGAGGTATCGCGCACTAAacagtttattaaattattttgtttgcaaaaagaaaacaggtgtTTCAATGTTTTTAACTTCTGTTTCAGGGTAATTTATCCAACTTTTGAATTACCTAATAATTTCATGTacatattttttggattaaaagCAGTGACATTTCAGTTTGGCATATTTATAGATTTACTTAAGTTCTGTACAGAAGTAAATTGTAAGCATCTTGGAATTTACTTATTATATAggacattttctgtatttttttgtcatctggACGTATCTGAGTGCTGATGTGGCTCCTCGTTTTCAGGCGGTCTCCTCACAGGGAAGTACCACTATGAGGACAAAGACGGCTCTCAGCCTGCTGGCCGATTCTTTGGCAACAACTGGGCTGCAGCATACAGAGACAGGTGATAGACCAGCAACTTATGTCCTGCTATTGCATGTTAATGGTAACCGTGGTTATCTGCATCCATAACAGTTGCCACTCTGTGTTTAAGATACTGGAAGCCGAGTCATTTCCAGGCTATAGAGTTGGTTCTGAAGGCATTAGAGAGCGCGTATGGCTCTGAGAAACCCACCATGACTTCTGCTGCAATGCGCTGGATGTACCACCACTCCCAACTCAAGGTACATATCAAGGTTGAATACAAGCTACAACATAAGTTTCTGgattatggtttttattttatcataaagGATGGGTAAACACAATGGTGTATGCATTTTGTATTCCATAAGCTCCAGTTTTTAAACTTGAcatctataaatatataattatgctttaaaaattatttcagtcagCTGAGATTCTCCAGCGATCATGTCTTTACTGTAAGAAATGGCAGGAGAAAAGGAAACCTAAGCTCCAGGTCTGATCCGTTGCACTTTAACAGACcactgtactgtatgtcttcaCTGCTACAAGATTTTGAGGCAAAAGCTTTCAGGCTGTTTGAAATCTACCACTAGATGTCACTGTTGTACATCTGCCCCTTAAACCAGAGTCCAATGCAGCCTGTATGAAGTAATTTTTAGATAATAATGGAAAGAtttgtattttcaaatgttattcTCTATAGCATTCTCTAAAAGTAGTGTCCATTTATCCattgattgttttattaatcaattCACCTCCCAACAGTCTGTCCAACTTTCAGTCTGCCTCTTTCGTTCTGTTTTTTTGCAGGTTCTGTAGAAATGCTTGGCAAGATTCACAGTGAACTGGTGTTTATACTTACAAAGTTGTCTAAAATATCTCTGCCGATTCTCAAAGTTACAACCCTTGACGTGACTGTATGCAGCCTTGTTTtgctacaaacacaaactataCTGACTGCTCTCTCTGAACACTGTATCCAGGGTGATCTTGGAGACGGAGTCATCATTGGAATGTCAAACATGGAGCAACTTCAGCAGAACCtggctgcagctgaagaaggTCCTCTGGATCAGAGAGTGGTCCAAGCCTTCAAGGAGGCCTGGGACCTTGTAGCCCATGAGTGTCCCAACTACTTCAGATGAAGAGACTTGCACCAAATAGCTTGCCTATACCaataaaataggatttttttttattgaaaactaattaaaaccaTTTTGTAAAATTCTGGTTTAATAATCTACAGATCAGTTTACGTTCATGTGTTTTAACCTAATCAGCTACAAATCTGTTGATGTAAAAGCACTTTGctgtataaatgtaaaaagcatTTTCACAAAATGGCAAGATTTGATACCAGTCCAGTGTTTACTGAACAACTCTGTACAAATATTAAATTCAGCATACTGCAAGTTCCTGTTTTGaagtaattttataataaaagtgTGACAAGCTTCCAAATAAGTCCATCTGCTTTTAAATGTTAGCTGTCTTTGCAGAAGTTTTATtctgcatcatcatcatcatcatcatcatcatcctttTCCTCCAGAGGCTCTTCCTCACCAGCCAAACTCTCAAACTCGCCTGTCTCCGAGTTCCACATACATTTGATCTGCACTTTAAATTCTGCCATCTCAATGGCAAACAGTTTCTGTGAACACAAAAGATAAAACCGTTTTAGgttgtgaaaaaagaaaaagtttcagattCACCTGTAGTCAAAAACCTCACCAGAAGCCGAGCTTGTTCAGGAGTCAGAACGTCCCCTTCTTTACAGACATCGTAGGCTTTGAGCAGCGTTACCACTCCTGTGAAAAAGATTGAAAACTGGcattaaatatttcaatgaaAGTACTATTTTCAGATAAACTCTTTGAATGAATGTGCCGCGGTCGCAACAACACAAATGTACTATTAAAACCAAATTAGCCAACCTATAAGGTCTTCCCTGTTATTGGCAcatcttgtaaaaatgtaaagaattttTATTGCAACTTGCCCCGCCTTTTGCCCCAAGTTTACCCTGCTGTTCATATTCTCACCTTTCTTTAAAGCAGTGGGAAGTCCCAGCTGCCTCAGTTGAGGCTCCATTGAGTGAGGAAACTGTTCAAGAGGACCTTCTTCCAGCGTTACATCCATCTGTGCCTGGTTGCCTCCACGAGCGTAGTCCGTCTCTTTGAAATGGTTAAAATATCTGCAAGCAAAGCCCAACGTGCAGCCATCCTATGAGCAGATTGTAGAGAAGAACTGGAACAATGTAGACTTCAGGAGACTCATACTTACTCTTGTACttcatcctttgttttgttAGTGAAAAGTACTCCCACCTCTCCACGCAAATACTTGCTGACCTAAACATGGCAATCACAATAGGTTTAATTCTCTTCagaagtcaaaataatattgCAATAATAGTTGGATATGTTTGTAAAGCCATTCATTCTTACCTTGTGCAAATTATCTTTGTATTCATCTGTTTGTCCTTTTCCCAAAGCAACAATCATcactttatttttgccaaaGAAGAATCTGTGACACATAAACCAAGaatgaacatattttacaaGTAACTATATTGTTAGCTGTCAGgttaaattttaagaaattttaaaaagtctgtgGCAATAGCAACAATTATTACCGATTGGACCTTTATCACTGTATGTTGGATCTGACTGGTCTCAATAAATAAGCTGACTACGGTTGTTCCAGCCTGCTAAATCAACTCAAGCCTGCCCCACTAACGTCTGATAATCTCCTACACACTTAAgaattaagttattttaaataacttcagGATTCAGTAGCTGATGGTCAGTGATAGTCAAATTTGTGTTTCAGATTCAAATTTATccaacaatcacaaaaacaaaagtaagccactaaaacacatttaagttaAATGACATATTTTCCACTTTGAGTGTGTACTCCTAGTTAACTCCTGTTCATTTCTTATATAATCAAGCAGGTTTGGCTGAGTAATTGGTTGGTTTCTCATATATTTTCTATTCTGTCCTTTTACTCAACCATGACTGTGCACTAAAACAATGATAAAGAAGGATAGTGGAGGGCAAAAAAATCTAAGATTAACACCATGCAAGCTGCAGCAGGTTACCAGAAGGTGCATATGAAGGGTGtgtctttaacaaaaaaaggtaaaatgttttatataataacacatatttttatgcttaatttaaaaagcataaaaatttgatataatatatataattttttttcttttttaaatgtaatggaGGACCTGGTAGATGCAATACATTCCAGCTAATTAACTGTATGTCCTAATTTCAGCTAAAAGTTCTTTGTTAATCATCTCGTTTTCTGTCAAACTGctatttctgatatttttcattgtttcaaCAAGCAAGCAGATTATTTTAACATCATACTAAACAAAACCAATTCAAAGTAAATTCTTCAGTGAATTTTTATACACAACAGTTCCAAACACTTTATCCAAATTTCAAGCAcctttaaaactgtgaaaaaaaacatgctaaattTTGGCATTTCTAAGCGTCTAATgctaaatatttgaattaactgacttaaataagaaaatattactGTGAATTTTGGGGCAAAGATAAACAATGGACGAAACGCTGCTTAattccataaaataaaacacgtAAATTCTGAGGAAATGTTAATAAAGAGATCTTTAAAATGCCAGATTAAAAACTTGAATGCTGATAAGAGTGAGGATTTTTATACAGCATATTACACTTCGTTGCTTGAATTGATAAAGTCCGTCAAAAACCGATTACATGTGTGTCATTATTACCTGCTGTGTTTCCATGCTGTCCTGATGTCTTTCAACTTGTTATTCCTCATATTTTCCACAGAGAATATGAACAGGTTTCTATAGGTGTCCACACATTTCCGTAGCTAAAGAAAAAGGACCAAGAGACGATTTATTTAACATAGAGGAGAAGCTAATAGCTGAGAATAACACTGgtagttttgaaaaaatacCAACCTCCTCGATTAACTTCTGTTTGGATTCCAGACCCTTCTTGGCAGTTTTTGTTAATGAGACTGATGGAGGAAAATACGATAAATAgatcagtttttaaaacagattttacatCAGTATCAGCTGCAGTACCACCATGCTGTGTGAAGACGTTAAGAAGCTAGGTTATCCTGCTTCAGGGCGCATAATCTCGGTGGTAATTAATCTTTCATATCagtaatatgtttaaaaaacaaaccgaCTAGAGCTATTTAAACAATATATtcatgtaaaatgtgttttccttaCTTTTCTTGTCCCTCTTTGACTTCGGCATGGTGGCAGAACAGCAGGAGAACACGTGAAGCAAATGGACcctaaatgtttctgtttggaaaGGCTGCCCATGAGGCGCCTGACTAAAAATACCACAACTTCACGTTTTAAAACGCATCTTTAGGGTATTTAAACGagtaaatttatattttaattttacaaacttaaaataaaaaagtagtcTAGAATATTTGTACTATATATGTTATTTTCCCTTATTGTTCTTTAAAGAGTTTTACTTTGTCCGTGTGATACAAGACAGGCACAACCATCAGGGTGCAAGTGTAAGATATTACATTCATTATCAAATAACTGTATTTTGGGACTTTTTATTTGTGGGTGTCTTTTGATGTGTACAACGTAATTACTCAAATTCATTGGCCGGAGTCAGTTTGTGCTGTGGCATTATTTAATACAAGCTACAatcacatacatttttatttattattaaataattttcagaCTATGACAAAAAAGgctgtgtggaaaaaaattagTACCGATGCAattttcttattaaaagaaCACTTGTGTAGATctatgctttttttcagttttctaattATCCACActcaaaaagtataaaaatcaGTACCAGTAAAAATCACTGTACAAATtagcatttaaaagaaagataaatGAAACGGTAAGGTAAAcggaaaaaaatacagtataatgCACAGGAGAGTTGGTAA encodes:
- the LOC116711110 gene encoding aflatoxin B1 aldehyde reductase member 4-like isoform X1, translating into MVWIIRGGLCTVRHTNNIKTVLVHLPRLAFCRNMSSSPVKRPVTLLGTMAFGGRADAEQSREMVKAFLDRGHKQVDTAFMYVDGKSEAIIGGMNLPKTVSIATKANPWDGKTLKPESVRSQLETSLKRLKTDCVDLFYLHAPDHQNPVVETLRACNELHKEGKFKELGLSNYASWEVAEIACICKHHSWIVPTVYQGMYNATTRQVETELLPCLRYYGMKFYAYNPLAGGLLTGKYHYEDKDGSQPAGRFFGNNWAAAYRDRYWKPSHFQAIELVLKALESAYGSEKPTMTSAAMRWMYHHSQLKGDLGDGVIIGMSNMEQLQQNLAAAEEGPLDQRVVQAFKEAWDLVAHECPNYFR
- the LOC116711110 gene encoding aflatoxin B1 aldehyde reductase member 2-like isoform X2 yields the protein MVWIIRGGLCTVRHTNNIKTVLVHLPRLAFCRNMSSSPVKRPVTLLGTMAFGGRADAEQSREMVKAFLDRGHKQVDTAFMYVDGKSEAIIGGMNLPKTVSIATKANPWDGKTLKPESVRSQLETSLKRLKTDCVDLFYLHAPDHQNPVVETLRACNELHKEGKFKELGLSNYASWEVAEIACICKHHSWIVPTVYQGMYNATTRQVETELLPCLRYYGMKFYAYNPLAGGLLTGKYHYEDKDGSQPAGRFFGNNWAAAYRDRYWKPSHFQAIELVLKALESAYGSEKPTMTSAAMRWMYHHSQLKVL
- the LOC116711111 gene encoding mRNA turnover protein 4 homolog codes for the protein MPKSKRDKKISLTKTAKKGLESKQKLIEELRKCVDTYRNLFIFSVENMRNNKLKDIRTAWKHSRFFFGKNKVMIVALGKGQTDEYKDNLHKVSKYLRGEVGVLFTNKTKDEVQEYFNHFKETDYARGGNQAQMDVTLEEGPLEQFPHSMEPQLRQLGLPTALKKGVVTLLKAYDVCKEGDVLTPEQARLLKLFAIEMAEFKVQIKCMWNSETGEFESLAGEEEPLEEKDDDDDDDDDAE